In the bacterium genome, GCGCAAGACGGCCGAGGGGATGGTGGCGGACACGCCGGTCACGACCGGGGACTGCACGGGGCTCTGCCACTACGCGGGCGACTGGCGGAACCCCGGCGAGGGCGGCAGCTACGTCAAGTACGGCCACGGGATGGCGCAGAGCACGTACAAGTACAAGGGCGGCAGGCCCGACGCGCGGGGGACCGAGGTGACGATGGGCTACGCCTGCACGGCCTGCCACGTCGGGATCGACTCGGCGCAGAAGCCGCACGCCAACGACACCGCCGGGGGGACCGACCAGGCGCGGTACCTGCGGGCGTTCAACCTCAGCGGGACGATGCAGGCCTGGGACGTCGGCTCGGCCATGGGCAACCCGCTGGTGGGCATCTGTCTCTCCTGCCATCAGAGCTACGACGCGCACCGCACGGAGAGCCGCGGCGGCGTGGGCTGCCAGGACTGCCACGACGAGCACGCGGAGGGCGCGGGCGAGAACGTGATGATGATCCCCGAAACGACCAAGGTCCCCGGCTTCTACAGGCCGCCGCTCGCGCTGTTCGCCGCAAAGGCCGGGACGGAGACGGTCACCTACGACACGCTGAAGTGGGACACCGCGACCGCGCCCTACGAGGCGAACCAGGAGTCGCAGCTGGACTTCTTCCGCCCCTCGGACGGCAACGGCGTGTGCGATGTCCTGGAGTGCCACGGGAGCGCGGGGTACGCGCCGCTGGGGCGCTGGATCGCGGTGGCGTCCACCCCGCACACCGGCGGCGAGCAGCCGCCCGGGTCCGACTGCAGCGCCTGCCACCGGCACAACGGCGACGAGTACGGCGGCTGGCGCGCGCGTTCCACCTGCGACGAGTGCCATGTCGCCCAGAACCGCGGCCACGTCGGGACGGCCAAGAGCGCGGCGACGCACCGCGCGCACGCGCTCTCCCGCTACGTTGCCGGCTGCGGCGCCTGCCACGCGCACGACGGCACGACCCCGCGAGCGGGGACTGGCGCCCACGGCAACGGTGACGTGGAGTTCGGCGGGACGTTCATGACGAGCGGCTTCGACTACCGGGAGGCGTTCGACACCGAGCCGGGATGCGACACGGCCGAGAACGGCTGTCACAACAGCGCCGGCGGTCCCGGGCGCTGGGAGGCGAATGCCCTGGCCGCGTGCGCCGACTGCCATGCGGCGGCGCCGAAGCTGCTGGGCAAGTCGGCGCCCACCAGCGGGCTCCACGCGACCGCCGTCGTGACGCGCCACGACGGCGGCCTGCAGGAAGGCGGCTGCGTGAATTGCCACGACGCGGCCAGCCCCTCGAGCGCGCACAAGGACGGGACGCTCAACGCGGCTGCGGACGTCAAGTATTCATTTCACCCGAACGTGCTCGCCTACGACGGCGCCGCCGGGTGCCAGGCGGTGGAATCCTGCCACGGCGGCGGTGACGGCGGGACGTGGCGGCGGCGCTGGCTGGGCGTCGTCGACGCCCTCCCCGGCACGCCGGGCAACGACGCGCCGGGCCAGCCCGTGTGCCAGAACTGCCACGGCGATTTCGGCGGCTGGCGCTGGGACGACGCGGAGCCGACCACCACCAGCCACACCGATCCCTACAAGGGAAACGACGGCGACCGGATGGGCGAGCACGAGGGATGCCGGACCTGCCACGGGTGGGGGCACCCCTCCTACGACACCACCTGGGGGAAAGGCAGGCACGGCAACGGCTTCGTCGAGATGAACGGGCCTGACGCGAAGCACGGGACCGCTGCGGGGGCCGAGTACGACGACGGCACGGGGGGATGCATGCGGGCCTGCCACGACCCCGGGTTCGTCATGAACCCCGACAGCAACTGGCCCAACGCCTACGGAGATTACGGCTCCGGCCAGTGAGGGATCAGGGCCCTTCGCGCAGGAACGAGCGCAGGCGGTCCCAGCCGTCGGCGCTGAACCGGACGAACTCGATCCCCATGCCGACGGTCGCCTGGTTCCAGGCGACGCGCCCCAGTCCGACCAGAGCCGGCTCCTCGGCCTTGGGCGACGGGCGGAACCGGAACTTGATCTCGGTGCCCTGCGGCAGGGGCGTCACGGTGTCCACGAACATGCCGCCCTCGCTCAGGTCGGAGAGGCGGGACCGCAGCACCGGCGAATCGCTCTGGTAGTCGATCTCGACGACGACGGGGTGGCGCGGGAACCTGCGCCGTTCGCTTCCCTCGGCCATGCCGCCTGATAGCAGAAGCCCGGGCCGGCTGTCAAATCGCGGCGGTCACGGCCCGGCCGCGTCCTTCGGCGCGGGCGGCCCGCCCGCCCGGGGAGCCGGTTCGCCGGGCCCGCCCCGCCGGTGCTGCGTGAAGCGCACATACAGATACGCGCCGAGGGTGGCGACGAGCGAGAGCGCGGCGGCACCGACGGCGACCAGCGCCGCGACCTGGGCCGGCCCCACCTTCGCTCTCCCCGTCGCGGGCAACGCCGTCGGGCTCCCGTCGCCGCCCCCGCGCACGTCCGTCACACCTGCGACGTGCAGGCCGGGCAGCGCGTTGCCTTGACGGCGATCGGCGTGCAACAGAAGGGGCAATCCTTGGTCGCCGGCGCCGCCGCCGGTGCCGGGGCCTGGCGCTGCATGCGGTTCATCGCCCGGATCACGAGGAACATCGCGAAAGCCACGATCACGAAGCTGACGATGGC is a window encoding:
- a CDS encoding PilZ domain-containing protein, which translates into the protein MAEGSERRRFPRHPVVVEIDYQSDSPVLRSRLSDLSEGGMFVDTVTPLPQGTEIKFRFRPSPKAEEPALVGLGRVAWNQATVGMGIEFVRFSADGWDRLRSFLREGP